The Quercus robur chromosome 7, dhQueRobu3.1, whole genome shotgun sequence genome has a segment encoding these proteins:
- the LOC126692035 gene encoding probable 3-deoxy-D-manno-octulosonic acid transferase, mitochondrial isoform X2 yields MAATEAAGKLAYRIYRAVSYGAEPVVNLHLRWRRLRGREHSLRWTERLGLPSLSRPTGPLLWFHAVSLGEGITAIPIIKECMKQRPDVNVLMTTTTVSAFEVISKRLPSGVIYQIVLALLNARMSSKSFKKFSGPLLLPLISLMLSKFSLIVPLSTMQAIHFQLLQASPYIIKFSNDLKYAVEEFDASEGELRSIQDLKLQLAHRQVWMASSIHRGEEEIMLGAHRVLTEMHPDIVTILVPRDPQHGLEIAQELQKAGLNVALRSRQENLKPGTNIYIVDTLGELRYLYRLTPIAVVGGSFFSGLAGHNIFEAAAAGCAVLTGRHVGHFSHMVLEMQRLNPLSVLQVSGKLELEKALKELFSDAKVLEARRMAAKQAFRALSTGIVANVWSLLNVHVLNQALC; encoded by the exons ATGGCGGCAACGGAGGCAGCAGGAAAGTTAGCGTACAGAATATACAGAGCAGTGAGCTACGGTGCAGAGCCGGTGGTGAATCTTCACCTACGGTGGCGCAGACTTCGTGGCCGCGAACACTCTCTCCGCTGGACCGAGCGATTGGgccttccttctctctctcggCCCACCGGCCCACTCCTCTGGTTCCACGCCGTCTCTCTAG GTGAAGGAATTACGGCGATTCCGATAATCAAAGAGTGCATGAAGCAGAGGCCTGATGTGAACGTTTTGATGACTACTACAACAGTGTCTGCATT CGAAGTAATAAGTAAACGGCTTCCAAGTGGTGTCATATATCAG ATAGTGCTGGCATTGTTGAATGCTCGAATGTCTTCaaaatcctttaaaaaattttcggGACCATTGCTTCTTCCACTGATTTCATTGATGCTGTCAAAGTTTTCTTTGATTGTCCCCTTG AGCACTATGCAAGCGATCCACTTCCAACTACTACAAGCCTCTCCTTATATCATAAAATTTTCCAATGACCTAAAATATG CGGTAGAAGAATTTGATGCTTCAGAGGGAGAGTTAAGAAGTATACAGGATCTGAAGTTACAGCTTGCCCACAGGCAGGTTTGGATGGCCTCTTCCATACATAGGGGTGAAGAAGAAA TAATGCTAGGAGCTCATAGAGTGCTCACGGAAATGCATCCAGATATAGTCACTATACTTGTGCCTCGCGATCCACAACATGGACTAGAAATTGCTCAA GAACTGCAGAAAGCAGGGCTAAATGTAGCTTTGAGGTCTCGACAAGAGAACCTTAAGCCAGGAACTAATATATACATTGTGGACACATTAG GTGAGTTGAGATACCTGTATAGGTTAACTCCAATAGCTGTAGTTGGAGGTTCCTTCTTCTCTGGTTTGGCTGGCCATAACATATTTGAAGCTGCTGCAGCTGGCTGTGCTGTTTTGACAG gTCGTCATGTTGGGCATTTCTCACACATGGTACTAGAAATGCAACGATTAAATCCTTTGTCAGTTCTGCAG GTTTCTGGAAAATTAGAGCTTGAGAAAGCGCTCAAGGAGCTCTTCAGTGATGCCAAAGTTCTAGAAGCACGCCGCATGGCTGCAAAACAAGCATTTCGTGCTTTGTCCACTGGTATTGTTGCCAATGTTTGGAGTCTGCTAAATGTCCATGTTTTAAATCAGGCTCTCTGTTAG
- the LOC126692035 gene encoding probable 3-deoxy-D-manno-octulosonic acid transferase, mitochondrial isoform X1: MAATEAAGKLAYRIYRAVSYGAEPVVNLHLRWRRLRGREHSLRWTERLGLPSLSRPTGPLLWFHAVSLGEGITAIPIIKECMKQRPDVNVLMTTTTVSAFEVISKRLPSGVIYQFAPLDTPSAVGAFLDYWKPNAIILIESELWPNLIMGASENGIVLALLNARMSSKSFKKFSGPLLLPLISLMLSKFSLIVPLSTMQAIHFQLLQASPYIIKFSNDLKYAVEEFDASEGELRSIQDLKLQLAHRQVWMASSIHRGEEEIMLGAHRVLTEMHPDIVTILVPRDPQHGLEIAQELQKAGLNVALRSRQENLKPGTNIYIVDTLGELRYLYRLTPIAVVGGSFFSGLAGHNIFEAAAAGCAVLTGRHVGHFSHMVLEMQRLNPLSVLQVSGKLELEKALKELFSDAKVLEARRMAAKQAFRALSTGIVANVWSLLNVHVLNQALC, encoded by the exons ATGGCGGCAACGGAGGCAGCAGGAAAGTTAGCGTACAGAATATACAGAGCAGTGAGCTACGGTGCAGAGCCGGTGGTGAATCTTCACCTACGGTGGCGCAGACTTCGTGGCCGCGAACACTCTCTCCGCTGGACCGAGCGATTGGgccttccttctctctctcggCCCACCGGCCCACTCCTCTGGTTCCACGCCGTCTCTCTAG GTGAAGGAATTACGGCGATTCCGATAATCAAAGAGTGCATGAAGCAGAGGCCTGATGTGAACGTTTTGATGACTACTACAACAGTGTCTGCATT CGAAGTAATAAGTAAACGGCTTCCAAGTGGTGTCATATATCAG TTTGCCCCACTTGATACTCCTTCTGCAGTTGGTGCTTTCCTTGACTATTGGAAGCCAAATGCAATCATCCTAATAGAGAGTGAACTATGGCCAAATCTTATTATGGGTGCCTCAGAAAATGGT ATAGTGCTGGCATTGTTGAATGCTCGAATGTCTTCaaaatcctttaaaaaattttcggGACCATTGCTTCTTCCACTGATTTCATTGATGCTGTCAAAGTTTTCTTTGATTGTCCCCTTG AGCACTATGCAAGCGATCCACTTCCAACTACTACAAGCCTCTCCTTATATCATAAAATTTTCCAATGACCTAAAATATG CGGTAGAAGAATTTGATGCTTCAGAGGGAGAGTTAAGAAGTATACAGGATCTGAAGTTACAGCTTGCCCACAGGCAGGTTTGGATGGCCTCTTCCATACATAGGGGTGAAGAAGAAA TAATGCTAGGAGCTCATAGAGTGCTCACGGAAATGCATCCAGATATAGTCACTATACTTGTGCCTCGCGATCCACAACATGGACTAGAAATTGCTCAA GAACTGCAGAAAGCAGGGCTAAATGTAGCTTTGAGGTCTCGACAAGAGAACCTTAAGCCAGGAACTAATATATACATTGTGGACACATTAG GTGAGTTGAGATACCTGTATAGGTTAACTCCAATAGCTGTAGTTGGAGGTTCCTTCTTCTCTGGTTTGGCTGGCCATAACATATTTGAAGCTGCTGCAGCTGGCTGTGCTGTTTTGACAG gTCGTCATGTTGGGCATTTCTCACACATGGTACTAGAAATGCAACGATTAAATCCTTTGTCAGTTCTGCAG GTTTCTGGAAAATTAGAGCTTGAGAAAGCGCTCAAGGAGCTCTTCAGTGATGCCAAAGTTCTAGAAGCACGCCGCATGGCTGCAAAACAAGCATTTCGTGCTTTGTCCACTGGTATTGTTGCCAATGTTTGGAGTCTGCTAAATGTCCATGTTTTAAATCAGGCTCTCTGTTAG
- the LOC126692035 gene encoding probable 3-deoxy-D-manno-octulosonic acid transferase, mitochondrial isoform X3, translated as MAATEAAGKLAYRIYRAVSYGAEPVVNLHLRWRRLRGREHSLRWTERLGLPSLSRPTGPLLWFHAVSLGEGITAIPIIKECMKQRPDVNVLMTTTTVSAFEVISKRLPSGVIYQFAPLDTPSAVGAFLDYWKPNAIILIESELWPNLIMGASENGIVLALLNARMSSKSFKKFSGPLLLPLISLMLSKFSLIVPLSTMQAIHFQLLQASPYIIKFSNDLKYAVEEFDASEGELRSIQDLKLQLAHRQVWMASSIHRGEEEIMLGAHRVLTEMHPDIVTILVPRDPQHGLEIAQELQKAGLNVALRSRQENLKPGTNIYIVDTLVMRGKWWWQQWQVIDDGGRVVAAGRLSYSQSLMAVKAGS; from the exons ATGGCGGCAACGGAGGCAGCAGGAAAGTTAGCGTACAGAATATACAGAGCAGTGAGCTACGGTGCAGAGCCGGTGGTGAATCTTCACCTACGGTGGCGCAGACTTCGTGGCCGCGAACACTCTCTCCGCTGGACCGAGCGATTGGgccttccttctctctctcggCCCACCGGCCCACTCCTCTGGTTCCACGCCGTCTCTCTAG GTGAAGGAATTACGGCGATTCCGATAATCAAAGAGTGCATGAAGCAGAGGCCTGATGTGAACGTTTTGATGACTACTACAACAGTGTCTGCATT CGAAGTAATAAGTAAACGGCTTCCAAGTGGTGTCATATATCAG TTTGCCCCACTTGATACTCCTTCTGCAGTTGGTGCTTTCCTTGACTATTGGAAGCCAAATGCAATCATCCTAATAGAGAGTGAACTATGGCCAAATCTTATTATGGGTGCCTCAGAAAATGGT ATAGTGCTGGCATTGTTGAATGCTCGAATGTCTTCaaaatcctttaaaaaattttcggGACCATTGCTTCTTCCACTGATTTCATTGATGCTGTCAAAGTTTTCTTTGATTGTCCCCTTG AGCACTATGCAAGCGATCCACTTCCAACTACTACAAGCCTCTCCTTATATCATAAAATTTTCCAATGACCTAAAATATG CGGTAGAAGAATTTGATGCTTCAGAGGGAGAGTTAAGAAGTATACAGGATCTGAAGTTACAGCTTGCCCACAGGCAGGTTTGGATGGCCTCTTCCATACATAGGGGTGAAGAAGAAA TAATGCTAGGAGCTCATAGAGTGCTCACGGAAATGCATCCAGATATAGTCACTATACTTGTGCCTCGCGATCCACAACATGGACTAGAAATTGCTCAA GAACTGCAGAAAGCAGGGCTAAATGTAGCTTTGAGGTCTCGACAAGAGAACCTTAAGCCAGGAACTAATATATACATTGTGGACACATTAG TCATGAGAGGAAAGTGGTGGTGGCAGCAATGGCAGGTGATTGATGATGGTGGGCGAGTGGTAGCAGCAGGCAGGTTGAGTTACAGCCAGAGTTTGATGGCCGTGAAGGCCGGCAGTTAG
- the LOC126692037 gene encoding iridoid oxidase — protein sequence MEQLVLGLVIALVLWIASIVLIRERHRRLEEIGQLPPGPKCWPVVGNIFQLGWSPHESFTKLAREHGPIMTLWLGSMSTVVISSDEMAREMFKNHDVVLAGRKIYEAMKGDYGNEGSLIMAQYGPHWRMLRRLCTTEFFVARRLEAMRGVRGRCIDHMVLFMEEASASGTKAIDVGRFFFLMGFNLIGNLMFSKDLLDHKSERGAKFFYHAGKVTEYAGKPNLADYLPILRWFDPQGLRRKTQFHVESAFEIAGVFVKERMEGMECGITEEKRNKDYLDVLLEFHGDGVEEPSSFSARTINVIVFEMFTAGTDTTTSTLEWAMAELFHNPETLKKVQAELRSTIDPDKKLQENDIENLPYLKAVIKETLRLHPPLPFLVPHMAMDSCKMLGYNIPKETQILVNVWAIGRDPKTWDEPLVFKPERFMEPNMVDYKGHHFEFIPFGSGRRMCPAMPLASRVLPLALGTLLHSFDWVLADGLKPEEMDMTERMGITLKKAVPLKAIPIPYQRDRVHK from the exons atggagcAATTAGTTCTGGGATTAGTCATAGCTCTAGTGCTATGGATTGCATCGATAGTGCTAATAAGAGAGAGACACCGCAGATTAGAGGAGATAGGTCAGCTTCCACCAGGGCCTAAATGTTGGCCAGTGGTTGGAAACATTTTCCAACTGGGTTGGTCACCCCACGAGTCATTTACAAAGCTGGCTCGTGAGCACGGTCCTATCATGACACTTTGGCTAGGGTCAATGAGCACGGTGGTGATCTCGTCCGATGAAATGGCTCGTGAGATGTTCAAGAATCACGACGTGGTTCTTGCCGGCAGGAAGATTTACGAGGCCATGAAAGGGGACTATGGTAATGAGGGCTCTCTCATTATGGCTCAATATGGACCTCACTGGCGTATGTTGCGTCGCCTTTGCACCACCGAGTTTTTCGTGGCACGCCGCCTTGAAGCCATGCGAG GTGTACGTGGGAGGTGCATCGATCACATGGTACTCTTCATGGAAGAAGCTAGTGCATCTGGTACCAAAGCCATCGACGTTGGGAGGTTCTTCTTCTTGATGGGTTTCAATCTTATAGGAAATCTTATGTTTTCAAAAGATTTGTTGGATCACAAATCGGAGAGAGGGGCAAAGTTTTTCTACCATGCAGGCAAGGTGACGGAGTATGCTGGGAAGCCGAACTTGGCTGATTACTTGCCAATTCTAAGGTGGTTTGATCCACAAGGTTTAAGGAGGAAGACCCAATTCCATGTCGAAAGCGCCTTTGAGATCGCGGGAGTGTTTGTCAAAGAGAGGATGGAAGGCATGGAATGTGGAATTACtgaagagaagaggaataaggaCTACCTAGATGTGCTTTTGGAGTTTCATGGTGATGGTGTGGAAGAGCCCTCAAGTTTTTCTGCAAGAACCATCAACGTCATAGTCTTC GAGATGTTCACTGCGGGGACTGACACAACGACAAGCACTCTGGAGTGGGCAATGGCAGAGCTCTTCCACAACCCTGAAACCTTGAAGAAAGTCCAAGCTGAGCTGAGAAGCACCATAGATCCTGATAAGAAGCTCCAAGAGAATGACATTGAAAACCTCCCATACCTCAAAGCTGTCATAAAGGAAACACTAAGGCTACACCCACCTCTCCCTTTCCTGGTACCACACATGGCCATGGACTCTTGCAAGATGCTAGGCTATAACATTCCAAAAGAAACACAAATCCTAGTCAATGTTTGGGCAATTGGACGAGACCCCAAGACGTGGGATGAGCCTTTGGTTTTCAAGCCAGAGAGGTTCATGGAACCAAATATGGTGGATTACAAGGGACACCATTTTGAGTTCATACCCTTTGGATCTGGGAGACGAATGTGTCCAGCTATGCCACTTGCCTCTCGTGTGCTTCCACTGGCTCTAGGGACTCTCTTGCACTcgtttgattgggttttggcaGATGGGCTTAAGCCTGAGGAGATGGACATGACCGAAAGGATGGGAATAACACTCAAGAAAGCTGTCCCATTGAAGGCTATACCAATTCCATACCAACGTGACCGTGTTCACAAGTAG